One stretch of Chitinophaga pendula DNA includes these proteins:
- a CDS encoding RrF2 family transcriptional regulator — MLSKKTQYAFHALIHLAENMDKGPILISEIAEEKNISIKFLENILLELKNAGILGSKKGKGGGYYLLKPPKEVALARIIRLLDGPIALLPCVSLNYYERCENCRDEAVCGLNDVMSKVRDATLKLLENKTLKDILTRNA; from the coding sequence ATGTTATCAAAAAAAACACAGTACGCGTTCCACGCACTCATACACCTGGCAGAGAACATGGATAAAGGCCCTATCCTGATCTCCGAGATCGCAGAAGAAAAAAATATCTCGATCAAATTCCTGGAAAATATCCTCCTGGAATTGAAAAACGCCGGTATACTGGGCAGCAAAAAAGGAAAAGGCGGCGGCTACTACCTCCTCAAACCACCCAAAGAGGTCGCACTCGCACGCATCATCCGCCTGCTCGACGGTCCCATCGCCTTGCTCCCCTGCGTCAGCCTCAACTATTACGAACGTTGCGAAAACTGCCGCGATGAAGCCGTATGCGGCCTCAACGATGTCATGTCCAAAGTAAGGGACGCCACCCTTAAACTGCTGGAAAACAAAACATTAAAAGATATTCTGACCCGCAACGCCTAA
- a CDS encoding phosphoadenylyl-sulfate reductase, giving the protein MTAITPALTGTDIPADIAYLLDQFPGQVAFSTSFGQEDQVISDLIWKHQLPVRVFTLDTGRLFQETYDLMDLTQARYKQSFEVYFPETNAVEKLVKEKGFNSFYDSVDNRKECCFVRKVVPLNRALQGVKVWITGLRAEQSDNRQHINLIEWDDARQLYKYNPLIHWSYDDVRSHLQQHNVPYNKLHDTGFISIGCAPCTRAIQPGEHPRAGRWWWEESKKECGLHG; this is encoded by the coding sequence ATGACAGCAATTACGCCAGCATTAACAGGTACAGATATACCTGCAGACATCGCTTACCTGCTGGATCAATTCCCCGGACAGGTAGCTTTCTCCACATCCTTCGGACAGGAAGACCAGGTGATCAGTGACCTCATCTGGAAACACCAGCTGCCCGTACGCGTGTTCACACTCGACACCGGCCGCCTCTTCCAGGAAACGTACGACCTCATGGACCTCACACAGGCCAGGTACAAACAATCCTTCGAAGTCTACTTCCCGGAAACCAACGCAGTAGAAAAACTGGTAAAGGAAAAAGGATTCAATAGCTTCTACGATTCCGTCGACAATCGCAAAGAATGTTGCTTCGTCCGCAAAGTAGTCCCCCTCAACAGAGCACTACAGGGCGTTAAAGTATGGATCACCGGCCTCCGCGCAGAACAGTCCGACAACCGCCAGCATATCAACCTCATCGAATGGGACGACGCCCGGCAGCTGTACAAGTACAACCCGCTGATACATTGGAGCTACGATGACGTACGCTCCCACCTCCAACAGCATAACGTACCCTACAATAAACTGCACGACACCGGATTCATCTCCATCGGTTGCGCCCCTTGCACCCGCGCCATCCAACCGGGAGAACATCCCCGCGCCGGCCGCTGGTGGTGGGAAGAATCCAAAAAAGAATGCGGCCTCCATGGCTGA
- the cysD gene encoding sulfate adenylyltransferase subunit CysD: protein MSNKIKWEFPQALEDEAIYILRETAAQFEKPAILFSGGKDSITIVRLAQKAFYPGKIPFPLLHIDTGHNFPETIEFRDSLVQSLGLDLVVRNVQDSIDQGKVQEETGKYASRNALQTVTLLDAIEELKYDACIGGARRDEEKARAKERIFSVRDEFGQWNAKMQRPELFDMLNGKINIGENVRVFPISNWTELDVWNYIRREQLQIPSIYFSHEREIIERDGLYWPYSPFLNTTEEEIPFREKVRFRTVGDMTCTAAVLSEADKLEDIIAEIMEAKISERGARIDDKRSEAAMEKRKQAGYF from the coding sequence ATGAGCAACAAGATAAAATGGGAATTCCCTCAGGCGCTGGAAGATGAAGCCATTTACATACTCCGCGAAACAGCAGCCCAGTTCGAAAAACCGGCTATCCTGTTCTCCGGAGGTAAAGACTCCATAACGATCGTTAGACTGGCCCAAAAAGCCTTCTACCCAGGGAAAATACCTTTCCCCCTCCTCCACATCGATACCGGCCACAACTTCCCCGAAACCATCGAATTCCGCGACTCGCTCGTCCAATCCCTCGGCCTCGACCTCGTCGTACGCAACGTACAGGATAGCATCGACCAGGGCAAAGTACAGGAAGAAACCGGCAAATACGCCAGCCGTAACGCCCTCCAGACCGTCACCCTCCTCGATGCCATCGAAGAACTGAAATACGATGCCTGCATAGGCGGCGCAAGACGCGACGAAGAAAAAGCCCGCGCCAAAGAACGCATCTTCTCCGTCAGAGACGAATTCGGACAGTGGAACGCCAAAATGCAACGACCAGAACTCTTCGATATGCTCAATGGCAAAATCAATATCGGCGAAAACGTCCGCGTATTCCCCATCTCCAACTGGACAGAACTCGATGTATGGAACTATATCCGCCGCGAACAACTGCAGATACCCTCCATCTACTTCTCCCACGAAAGAGAAATCATCGAACGCGATGGCCTCTACTGGCCATACTCCCCCTTCCTCAACACCACCGAAGAAGAAATACCCTTCCGCGAAAAAGTCCGCTTCCGCACCGTCGGCGATATGACCTGTACCGCCGCCGTACTGTCCGAAGCTGATAAACTCGAAGATATCATCGCCGAAATAATGGAAGCCAAAATATCAGAAAGAGGCGCCCGCATCGACGATAAACGCTCCGAAGCCGCTATGGAAAAAAGAAAACAAGCTGGTTACTTCTAG
- a CDS encoding sulfate adenylyltransferase subunit 1: MEVLRIATSGSVDDGKSTLIGRLLYDTQSIPQDKMEALHAASKRKGLDFTDLSLLTDGLVAEREQGITIDVAHIYFSTPTRKYIIADTPGHIEYTRNMVTGASNAQVSLILVDARKGIVEQTYRHFFIAGLLRIPHLVIVVNKMDLVEYSQSRFDQIVADFHELLAGAQYQPQSIRFIPVSSLYGENVAAKGTKMDWYPGETLLEHLEQVSFDHGDQAHPARFPVQSVVRPRTEAFHDYRGFAGKVASGHFSVGDTVTSLPSMQQSRIKSIDRFDTSQQVANARESVVITLDGEIDTSRGNMLVKAGNEPAPLKEINAQICWMDQQKLIPGKTYLLQHAINRVKAKVQQIQHVIDVTSNRIIEDKKELGLNDIGKITLKTAQPIFADPYLVNPANGAFILIDEYSHATVAVGFVE, translated from the coding sequence ATGGAAGTATTACGTATAGCCACCTCCGGAAGTGTAGATGATGGAAAAAGTACCCTCATCGGGCGCCTGTTGTACGACACACAATCCATACCGCAGGACAAAATGGAAGCCCTCCACGCTGCCAGCAAAAGGAAAGGTCTCGACTTCACCGACCTCTCCCTCCTCACCGATGGCCTCGTAGCCGAAAGAGAACAAGGTATCACCATCGACGTGGCACATATCTACTTCTCTACACCCACCCGCAAATACATCATCGCCGATACACCGGGTCATATCGAATATACCCGCAACATGGTCACCGGTGCCTCCAACGCACAAGTGTCCCTCATCCTCGTAGACGCACGTAAAGGTATCGTCGAACAAACATACCGGCACTTCTTCATCGCCGGACTGCTCCGCATTCCCCACCTGGTCATCGTTGTCAACAAAATGGACCTCGTAGAATACAGCCAGTCCCGCTTCGATCAGATCGTCGCCGACTTTCACGAACTGCTCGCCGGTGCCCAATACCAACCACAATCCATCCGCTTCATACCCGTATCCTCCCTCTATGGCGAAAACGTAGCGGCCAAAGGCACCAAAATGGATTGGTACCCCGGCGAAACCTTACTCGAACATCTCGAACAGGTGTCCTTCGACCATGGCGATCAGGCCCACCCGGCCCGATTCCCCGTACAATCCGTCGTACGCCCACGCACAGAAGCTTTCCACGACTACCGCGGATTCGCTGGCAAAGTGGCCAGCGGCCATTTCAGTGTAGGCGACACAGTAACATCCCTGCCTTCCATGCAGCAAAGCAGGATCAAATCCATCGACAGGTTCGATACCTCCCAGCAAGTAGCCAACGCCCGCGAAAGCGTAGTCATCACCCTCGACGGTGAAATAGATACCAGCAGAGGAAACATGCTCGTCAAAGCCGGCAACGAACCTGCTCCCCTCAAAGAAATCAACGCCCAGATCTGCTGGATGGACCAGCAAAAACTGATACCAGGAAAAACATACCTGCTCCAGCATGCCATCAACCGCGTAAAAGCCAAAGTACAACAGATACAACATGTCATCGACGTTACCTCCAACCGGATCATCGAAGACAAAAAAGAACTGGGCCTGAACGATATCGGTAAGATCACCCTCAAAACCGCACAGCCCATCTTCGCCGACCCATACCTCGTCAACCCGGCCAACGGCGCCTTCATCCTCATCGATGAATACAGCCACGCCACCGTTGCCGTAGGTTTCGTAGAATAA
- a CDS encoding response regulator transcription factor, whose product MKLLLIEDEPSVVSFIKRSLSEAGYEISVAMDGQSGLDMATEHEFQLIILDVMLPVKNGIVVCQTLRQQQNNTPILMLTALGSTENIVSGLDSGADDYLVKPFKQAELLARIRSLLRRKQDTSTPTASNILRIADLELNIHTKNATRNGNTIALTATEYRLLEYMLKNPRRVLSRMEILENVWGIDFNMNTKVVDVYVNYLRKKVNRSGQPPLIQTVVGMGYMLKEDAS is encoded by the coding sequence ATGAAGTTATTATTGATCGAAGATGAACCCTCCGTTGTCTCATTTATAAAACGCAGCCTCTCCGAAGCAGGCTACGAGATCAGTGTCGCCATGGATGGTCAATCCGGCCTCGATATGGCCACGGAACACGAATTCCAACTCATCATACTAGACGTCATGCTCCCCGTCAAAAATGGTATCGTCGTCTGCCAAACCCTCCGCCAGCAACAAAACAATACCCCCATCCTCATGCTCACCGCATTGGGATCCACCGAAAATATCGTCTCCGGCCTCGATAGCGGCGCCGATGACTACCTCGTCAAACCTTTCAAACAAGCCGAACTCCTGGCCCGTATACGCTCCCTACTGCGTAGAAAACAGGACACCTCCACCCCCACCGCCTCCAATATACTCCGCATCGCAGACCTCGAACTGAACATACATACCAAAAACGCTACCCGCAACGGCAACACCATCGCACTCACCGCCACCGAGTACCGGCTCCTGGAATATATGCTCAAAAACCCGCGCCGCGTACTCTCCAGAATGGAAATACTGGAAAACGTTTGGGGCATCGACTTTAACATGAATACCAAAGTAGTCGACGTATACGTCAACTACCTCCGCAAAAAAGTAAACCGCTCCGGACAGCCTCCCCTCATCCAAACCGTCGTAGGCATGGGATACATGCTAAAAGAAGATGCCTCATGA
- a CDS encoding HAMP domain-containing sensor histidine kinase: MKISTKILLIFSVLTVSIIFLMATFAYRLANKHSFEDFYKRLEIRAYIAARANLEQDEHNSTTYNEIRQAHLERLPFEHEYFIQVLPNDSISPAGKPEKLPSYFYKDVLRFGKATFRHQNIFYEGIHYNEQDKNYIVIVSAQNEYGKEYLNDLRKVLLYCCVIAGVLLITAGLFFSKYILQPVRDITNQVKQIRAHNLHLRLPTQSSTDEISELSQTFNNMLDRLETAFETQNNFVSNASHELSTPLTAIIGEAELALSKHRSEDQYIQSLQVVLREAERLHHITKSLLSLAQTGFTTHQQQQLSPLRTDELVFTVKETVDQINPENKVAIDFSMLPEDEDKLVVKGNSQLLQLALSNIVLNGCKYSDNQPVSIALAATDTHNIIIIKDNGIGIPQHDLPYIYEPFFRASNTHAYKGYGIGLPLARNIIRLHNGNIAVNSQQNQGTEIRITLPSFR, from the coding sequence ATGAAAATAAGTACCAAAATATTACTCATCTTCTCCGTACTCACCGTTTCCATCATATTCCTGATGGCAACCTTCGCCTACCGCCTGGCCAACAAACACTCCTTCGAAGATTTCTATAAACGCCTCGAAATACGGGCATATATCGCCGCACGCGCCAATCTCGAACAGGATGAACACAACTCCACCACCTACAACGAAATAAGACAGGCACACCTCGAACGACTGCCCTTCGAACACGAATACTTCATCCAGGTACTCCCCAACGATAGCATCAGCCCCGCCGGAAAACCGGAAAAACTCCCGTCATACTTCTATAAAGATGTACTGCGCTTCGGCAAAGCTACCTTCCGCCATCAAAACATCTTCTATGAAGGCATCCACTATAACGAACAGGATAAAAACTATATCGTCATCGTATCCGCTCAAAACGAATATGGCAAAGAATACCTCAACGACCTCCGCAAAGTATTACTCTATTGCTGCGTCATCGCTGGCGTACTCCTCATCACCGCCGGATTGTTCTTCTCCAAATACATCCTCCAACCCGTAAGAGATATCACCAACCAGGTAAAACAGATCCGCGCACACAACCTCCACCTGCGCCTCCCCACACAAAGCAGCACCGACGAAATCAGCGAACTGTCCCAGACCTTTAATAATATGCTCGACAGGCTCGAAACAGCCTTCGAAACACAAAACAACTTCGTCAGCAACGCCTCCCATGAACTCAGCACCCCACTCACCGCCATCATCGGAGAAGCTGAACTGGCCCTCAGCAAACACCGCTCAGAAGACCAATACATCCAATCCCTGCAGGTCGTCCTCCGCGAAGCAGAACGCCTCCACCATATCACCAAAAGCCTGCTCAGCCTCGCACAGACCGGCTTTACCACACACCAGCAACAACAACTCAGCCCCCTCCGTACCGACGAACTCGTATTTACCGTCAAAGAAACCGTCGACCAGATCAACCCGGAAAACAAAGTCGCCATCGACTTCAGCATGCTCCCCGAAGATGAAGATAAACTCGTCGTCAAAGGCAACAGCCAACTACTACAACTCGCCCTCAGCAACATCGTACTCAATGGCTGCAAATACTCCGATAACCAACCCGTTTCTATCGCACTCGCCGCCACAGATACCCATAATATCATTATCATTAAAGACAACGGCATCGGTATCCCCCAACACGACCTCCCCTATATCTACGAACCATTCTTCCGCGCCTCTAACACACATGCCTATAAAGGATACGGCATCGGCCTCCCCCTCGCCCGTAATATCATCCGCCTCCATAACGGCAATATCGCTGTAAACAGCCAGCAGAACCAAGGCACAGAGATCCGCATCACACTCCCCTCCTTCAGATAA
- a CDS encoding bestrophin family protein yields the protein MLLKKNIPLKYVFGKIKYEILLVTIYTLTITILYDRFKLTDISIPLSVPMIMGTVLSLLLAFRSNQAYDRWWEARTIWGAIVNDSRSLSRQILSFMDNAYQTEEIVHFREKMVKRQIAWCHSLSKSLRHEDATEGIDHLISKREINFISRYNNKPMALLELHARDIAFALQQEWINPYQQVELDKTLSRLCDAMGKCERIKNTVFPATYSLYLHFAMHFFLLMLPFALIEYFGLMEVPLVMAIAASFLLIEKMAIHLQDPFENKPTDTPMTAISRNIERDLKQMLNDHQLPEYADNHKYYVL from the coding sequence ATGCTTTTAAAGAAAAATATTCCCCTGAAATACGTTTTCGGGAAGATCAAATACGAAATACTGCTTGTCACCATATACACCTTAACGATCACCATTCTATACGATCGTTTCAAGCTGACAGATATCTCCATCCCATTGTCTGTTCCAATGATCATGGGTACCGTACTGTCACTGCTGCTGGCCTTCCGCTCCAACCAGGCTTACGATCGCTGGTGGGAAGCCCGCACCATCTGGGGGGCCATCGTGAACGACTCACGTTCCCTGTCCAGGCAAATACTGTCCTTTATGGATAATGCCTACCAGACAGAAGAAATCGTGCACTTCAGAGAGAAAATGGTGAAAAGACAGATCGCTTGGTGCCACAGCCTCAGCAAATCACTCAGGCACGAAGATGCCACAGAAGGCATCGATCACCTGATATCAAAAAGGGAAATAAACTTTATCTCCCGCTATAATAACAAACCAATGGCCCTCCTCGAACTGCATGCAAGAGACATCGCCTTCGCATTGCAACAGGAATGGATCAACCCGTATCAACAAGTAGAGCTGGATAAAACATTAAGCCGCCTCTGCGACGCCATGGGTAAGTGCGAAAGGATCAAGAACACCGTATTCCCGGCTACTTACAGCCTTTACCTGCACTTCGCCATGCACTTCTTCCTGCTGATGCTGCCATTCGCCCTCATCGAATACTTCGGGCTCATGGAAGTACCACTGGTAATGGCCATCGCCGCCTCTTTCCTCCTGATAGAAAAAATGGCGATCCACCTGCAGGACCCGTTCGAGAACAAACCAACAGACACGCCTATGACCGCCATCTCGCGCAACATAGAACGTGACCTGAAACAAATGCTCAACGATCACCAATTACCCGAGTACGCGGACAATCACAAATATTATGTACTGTAA
- a CDS encoding NAD-dependent epimerase/dehydratase family protein gives MKKDKILVIGACGQIGVELTLALRKIYGDANVIASDLREEHELLKGSGPYVSLDVMNKEMLHVLVIRHNITQIYLLAAILSATGEKNPLLAWHINMQSLLNVLDIAKEEGLDKVYWPSSIAVFGPNSPKDETPQHTIIEPTTIYGISKFAGERWCEYYNHRYGVDVRSLRYPGLISYKSAPGGGTTDYAVEIFHEALEEGNYKCFLSEDTYLPMMYMPDAIRATIELMEAPAERITVRSAYNVSAMSFSPKEIAAEIKAHLPSFGISYEPDYRQQIADGWPASMDDEQARLDWGWKPEYDLSKMTADMLTNLKLRL, from the coding sequence ATGAAGAAAGACAAGATCCTGGTTATTGGCGCCTGCGGACAGATAGGCGTGGAGCTCACACTGGCTTTGAGAAAAATATACGGAGATGCGAATGTGATCGCCTCTGATCTGCGGGAAGAGCATGAGTTATTGAAGGGGTCGGGGCCATATGTATCGTTGGATGTGATGAACAAGGAGATGCTGCATGTGCTGGTGATCCGGCATAATATTACGCAGATCTATTTGCTGGCGGCTATTCTGTCTGCTACGGGCGAGAAGAATCCTTTGCTGGCCTGGCATATTAACATGCAAAGTTTGCTGAATGTGCTGGATATAGCGAAGGAGGAGGGGTTGGACAAGGTGTATTGGCCGAGTTCCATTGCGGTATTCGGGCCTAATTCGCCGAAGGATGAGACGCCTCAGCATACGATTATAGAGCCGACGACGATTTATGGTATCAGTAAGTTTGCGGGTGAGCGTTGGTGTGAGTATTATAATCATCGTTATGGAGTGGATGTTCGGAGTTTGCGTTATCCGGGATTGATCAGTTATAAATCTGCGCCTGGTGGTGGTACTACGGATTATGCGGTGGAGATTTTCCATGAGGCGTTGGAGGAAGGGAATTATAAATGTTTTTTATCGGAGGATACTTATTTGCCGATGATGTATATGCCGGATGCGATACGGGCGACGATCGAGTTGATGGAGGCTCCGGCGGAGCGGATTACGGTTCGGTCTGCGTATAATGTGAGTGCGATGAGTTTTTCGCCGAAGGAGATTGCGGCGGAGATCAAGGCGCATCTTCCATCTTTTGGTATCAGTTATGAGCCGGATTACCGTCAGCAGATTGCGGATGGCTGGCCTGCGAGTATGGATGATGAGCAGGCGCGTCTTGATTGGGGGTGGAAGCCGGAGTATGATTTGTCGAAGATGACGGCGGATATGTTAACAAATCTGAAGCTGCGTTTATAG
- the kdsA gene encoding 3-deoxy-8-phosphooctulonate synthase, with product MKQLKTLFKEQYNPDNFFLIAGPCVIEEESLLTHIAEKVSAICKRLSIPYIFKASYRKANRTSIHSFTGVGDVEGLELLQKTGKAFNLPVTTDIHSAAEAAMAAAYADVLQIPAFLCRQTDILLAAAETGKVVNVKKGQFVSGEAMKFAVEKIHQAGNNQVMLTERGTTFGYQDLVVDYRNIPIMKHHGVPVIMDCTHSLQQPNQSSGVTGGNPQLISTIAKAAIATGADGLFIETHPDPANAKSDGANMLHLDLLEELLEQLVRIREAVHVK from the coding sequence ATGAAACAGCTGAAGACATTATTCAAAGAACAATATAATCCTGATAACTTTTTCCTGATAGCAGGTCCCTGCGTAATAGAAGAAGAATCACTACTCACACACATCGCAGAAAAAGTCTCCGCTATCTGTAAGCGTTTGTCTATCCCATATATCTTCAAAGCCTCCTACCGCAAAGCCAACCGCACCAGCATACACTCCTTCACCGGCGTTGGCGACGTAGAAGGCCTGGAACTACTGCAAAAAACAGGTAAAGCTTTCAACTTACCCGTTACCACCGATATCCACTCCGCCGCCGAAGCCGCCATGGCAGCCGCATACGCCGACGTCCTCCAAATACCTGCTTTCCTCTGCCGCCAGACAGACATCCTCCTCGCCGCCGCCGAAACAGGGAAAGTAGTCAACGTCAAAAAAGGACAGTTCGTAAGCGGAGAAGCCATGAAATTTGCCGTGGAAAAGATCCACCAAGCCGGTAATAACCAGGTCATGCTCACAGAAAGAGGCACCACCTTCGGCTACCAGGACCTCGTAGTAGACTACCGCAATATCCCCATCATGAAACACCATGGTGTACCCGTGATCATGGACTGCACCCACTCCCTGCAACAACCCAATCAAAGCAGCGGCGTAACAGGCGGTAATCCACAACTCATCAGCACCATCGCCAAAGCAGCAATCGCCACCGGCGCAGATGGCCTCTTCATCGAAACACATCCCGATCCGGCCAACGCTAAATCCGATGGCGCAAATATGCTGCACCTCGACCTCCTCGAAGAATTACTCGAACAACTCGTACGTATCCGCGAAGCCGTGCACGTGAAATAA
- a CDS encoding thioredoxin family protein gives MARTPSHMVPLGAPAPDFTLLDVVSGEEITLSARPAVAGTVILFICNHCPFVRYVNGELVRLARDYMSKGIDFIAISSNDAVQYPQDGPDEMKANALEQGYPFPYLYDETQEVAAAYQAACTPDYFLYDGDLRLVYRGQLDDARPGNDQPLNGKDLRAALDALLGHEEISPLQKPSLGCNIKWKQKEPQR, from the coding sequence ATGGCCCGTACTCCTTCCCATATGGTGCCCCTTGGGGCTCCTGCACCTGATTTTACGCTGCTGGATGTTGTTTCCGGTGAGGAGATCACTTTATCTGCGCGGCCTGCTGTGGCAGGTACGGTAATTTTGTTCATCTGTAATCATTGTCCGTTTGTGCGTTATGTGAACGGGGAGTTGGTGCGGTTAGCGCGGGATTATATGTCCAAGGGTATTGATTTTATAGCGATCAGTTCGAATGATGCGGTGCAGTATCCGCAGGATGGGCCTGATGAGATGAAGGCGAATGCATTGGAGCAGGGGTATCCGTTTCCTTATTTGTATGATGAGACGCAGGAGGTGGCGGCTGCGTATCAGGCGGCGTGTACGCCGGATTATTTTCTGTATGATGGGGACCTTCGGCTGGTGTACCGGGGGCAGCTGGATGATGCGCGTCCGGGAAATGATCAGCCGTTGAATGGGAAGGATCTGCGGGCGGCGTTGGATGCGTTGCTGGGGCATGAGGAGATCAGTCCGTTGCAGAAGCCGAGCCTGGGGTGTAATATCAAGTGGAAACAAAAAGAGCCGCAACGATAG
- a CDS encoding PspC domain-containing protein, with protein sequence MNRLKDFVEWQAFGVCAAIGNKLGVATSRIRLFFIYVSFITMGSPLIIYMILAFWVNMKHYMLNARRNPLRYL encoded by the coding sequence ATGAACCGCTTAAAAGATTTTGTGGAGTGGCAGGCTTTCGGTGTTTGTGCCGCTATCGGTAACAAGCTGGGTGTAGCTACGTCCCGTATCCGGTTATTTTTTATTTATGTGTCTTTTATTACGATGGGTTCTCCGCTCATCATTTATATGATCCTGGCTTTCTGGGTGAATATGAAACATTACATGTTGAATGCCCGTCGCAACCCGCTGCGTTATCTTTAG